The stretch of DNA GACCAGATGCGTAAATGGGGGATGACACGGCGCGCGGCGACGCTCAGAGTGCGGGCATCTGCCACGGCATACCCGGGGCCGAACAGCAAAAAGTCCGGGAAAAGATGACGAAGCGGTAAGCCTGGACCCCATCACTTCATTGCGATCAAGGCCAGGGGATATCGGGTCAAAGGGACTGAAGAGACGAAAGGGACAAAAGGTTTCGTGCAAAGAGGGGAGGGGCGCTCATGAGCGATTTTCTTTTAGGTTGCGCTGTTTGTCGCGTTCGATGAGACGGGCGCGGGTCATGCGTTCGCGGAGACCGCCTTCCTTGAGGAAGTTTTCTTCAAGGCGGCGGATTTGCTGATCGAGGAGATAATTGGTCAGTTTGATTAGGCCGATGATGGCGTTGGCGCAAATGGCGGGGTCGGAATGTCCAACGGCCTTGCGAAAGGTTTCGTGGTTGGCGCCGGGTGTGCGGTTGAGTTGACGCAACCGCACGGTGTAAGGGTGGTCCCGGGACCATTCCTCGATATTGCGGATGCGCAGGAAGTCGCGGTAGTCGGCAGGCAGTTCCTCCAGACTGGCGCGGGCAACGCTGGTCAGTTTGATTTCGGTTTCCTTGGAGGTGCCAGAGGCCATGCTGCCTTCAATGATGTTCTGCTTGCCGGAACGGGCGGCCTGGACCATCTGGTCCCGGGTGCGGTCGCGCTTGTCCAGGAAGCGCTCACAGAAATTGACGGTCGCGTCATAGACAATCTCGGCTTTCTGATAGGAAAGCAGACCGGCGTAGCCGCCATGGGGCGGAATGAAACCTTCAGGCATGGCAGACTCCTTTCAAGGGACATAAGCGACCCAAGGGACCAAAGGAATTGGGCAGAAGAAACTGAAACCCATTACCATTCCTTGCGTCCCTTCTGTCCCTTGTGTCCTTTTTGTCCCTTCGCGATCATTATTATGGACCAAGAAAAAGGTCAGGCGCCAAATAATGTAAAGGAAAACACCTGCCCGGGCATCTCTTCAGGATGCGCATCGTGCCAAGGGGAAATTCATGGCCGGGACGGCCATGCCACATCCATGCCACCCTGAATGCCCTGTTGGAAATACCCCGTCCGTTCTGTTATTTTCATCTCCGGTTTGGTGGCCGAATCAGTCGGCAACCGTTCCGCCGGGAACGGCGGCAAGGAGGGCATCATGCGCATCGGCTTTCACACGGACGCGTTCAACAGCGCCTATTGGGACTTCGGGAAGTGCCTGGACTGGGCCCATGCCAACGGGGTTCACCGCATCGAGTGCGGGCTGATTGACGGGGTGAGCTGGATTCACGGTCTGGGTTACCAGCCGCATGTGGCGCTGTATGAGGACCCACTACTCCTGCGCCAAAAGATGGCGGGGCTGGGGGTCCAGTTCTCGCAGGTGGACGCGGCGTTCCCGCTTTCGGGACAGGACGGCCCCTCGCGGGGGCTGCCGTATGTGCTGAAGTCCATCCCGTGGGCGAAGCTCGCGGGGTGTTCCCACATCGCCACGACGGACGGGCTGCACAGGCCGGAAGGGCTCTCGGACGCGGGGTCCATGGAGCAGATGCGGCGGCTGTACCGCGAGATTGTGGCGGTGGCGGAGGCCTATGAAATATACGTCAACATCGAGGTGCACGGCTATTTCACCACGAATCCGGACCGGCTCGCGGAGATGCTGGGCTTTTCGGACAGCCCGTTTTTCGGCCTGAACCTGGACACGGGCAACTCGTTCATCGCGGGCGGGGAGCCGGTGGCGTTCTGTGAACGCTTCAAGGACCGCATCAACCATGTCCATGTGAAGGATGTCAGCGCGTCCCTGGCGGCGGCGGTCCGTGGCGGGCAGACCGGCATCGCCGTGAGCCATTGCGCCATCGGCGACGGCGTGAACGCGGGCAACATCCGCCGCTGCCTGGAAATCCTCCGGGACCACGGCTACACCGGCACACTGAGCATGGAGTGCGAGGGGCAGGGCGGGCCGCTCATTGAAAAGTCCCTGGCATGGCTTCGGAACACCCTGGACGGGCTCGGCATCCCCGAGGAGAAAGACCTGTGAAAACCTTCCATCTTTTGACCCTTCCAAACTGGTCCGGAAAAGGGGAACAAGCCAGAAGTCGCCCCCACGTCATTCCCGTGAAAACGGGAATCCAGAGGTTTTGGCATGGCGTAACCCATTGGTATTACTGGATTCCCGCGTTCGCGGGAATGACGGACACGGAGCGAATATGTTGTAGTGAAATAAGGGCTACCAAACAGGGTTGGTTTGGGAGAAGGTCACATCTATTGGGTCTCTCCCTGTGCGCCTGCCTGTCCGCCGGGGCCTTTGGGGCGCCGGTTTTCACCCCCGGCGCGGTGCCCGGCGAGTTCCGTTTCGACACGGGCGCGTTGCGGGGGGTGTTCCGGGAAAACGGCGCGTCCCTCGGCCTGAACCCGGCAATTCATGTCAAATCGGGCGCGGACCTGGGCAAAACGCCGGGCCTGATGAACCATTACCGGGTCTTCACCGCAGCGCACCGCCACGGCGAGAGCATGCGCGGAGTCCCCAGCACGGTGGAGGTCACCGCACCGGACACCCTGACTGTGCGCTGGCCGTCCGGAGAAGACCGGCCTTTTACCCTGTCCGCCGTGTACCGGTGGTCCGCCCCGGACACGCTGGATGTGGAGACCACCGTGGATGCGGGGGAGACCCTGCCGGATTTTGAGGTCTTTCTCTCCTCCTATTTTTCGCCCCTGTTCCCGGAGACCCGGGTTTGGGCCAAAGCGCCCGAAGGCCCGCCGCAGTTCATTTCCGCCGGCGTGGGGGAGGGGACCTGGCAGATGTTCCCCCGGAACCCGGCGGCGTTGGCCCTGATTCAGGATGGACGCTGGAAAATCGAGCCCAGCCCCGTGGACTGGGCCATCCGTCCGGAATTCGCCGCGCCCCTGCTCTACCGGCGTGACAAGGCGACCGGTCTGGCCGCCGTAATCATGGCGCGCCCCGGCGACTGCTTCGCCGTGTCCACCCCCTGCGCGGACGAGGCCCATTTCTCCATGTATTTGTCCCTCTTCGGGCGCACTCTGGAGAAAGGGGAGACCGCGCGCGCCCATGCGCGCCTGGTCATCGCGCCCCTGAACGAGGAGGAGATTGTCGCCCGGTACCGGGAATTCGAGGCAACATTCAAAAACGCGGAATGAGCGGCCACCATTCGGGCTGGCCGTTTCCCATGTAACAAGGACATGCAAAACCATGAAACTGAAGCCATTGTGCGCGGCGGCTGCTCTTCTGATAGCCGCCATGTCGGGCCATGCCATGCCTGACACCTGCCAGCTTCCGGACGGCCATCGTGCCATAGCCGCCTGCACCCCCGAAGGTTCTCTGGGGAGTGGGGGAGATGACCCCCTCATCAGCCTTGTTTCAGGCGCCACCGTGGGGGACACCGCCTTTTCAGGCACTCCGTTGACGTTCTCCGTCACCGGCCTGAAACCCGGCCCGGAATATGTGCTGGCCCTTTCCTGGAACGGCGATCCGAAGTCCCGGCAATCGGTTCGTTTCGGCGTGGGGGAGCCCCCGGCATGGACCAGCGTCCTGCCCGCCACGGTCCCCTGCGCCTTCCATGCGGACCAGCCCGTGCCGGCGCGCTTTGTGCTGCCCATCCCGGCGGAATACACCAACAAGGGCGCGTTTCAGGTGGTTGTGGCCGCGGAATCCGGCCTTCCCGCCTCGGTGGCGGGCCTCTGGCTGATGGAAAGAACCGAACCCGCCAAAGCGGCCCGGGTGCTTCTTGTCACGGGCGATGATTACGTCGGGCACCGCTGGCGGGAGACCACGCCGGAAATCGCCACGCTGCTCCGCGAAGACCCCCGCTTCGAGGTGTCCATCTCGGAATGTCCCGCCATGCTGGGTTCGCCCCTGCTTGACCACTATGACGCGGTGGTGCTCCATTTCAAAAACTATGAGGAGCGGCTGCCGTTGGGCGCCGAAGTGGGGGAGGGGCTGGCCCGGTACGCCGCCGCCGGACACGGCGTGGTGCTCACCCATTTCACCTGCGGCGCTTTCCAGGAATGGCCCGGATTTGAGGAGGTCGCGGGCAGGGTCTGGAACCCCAAATTCCGCGCCCATGACCCGCACGGCGAATTTCTGGTGACAGTGCTTGACCGTGAACATCCCGTCACCGCCGGGATGGAAGATTTCTCCACGCTGGACGAGCTCTACACCTGCCTGGACGGCGACACGCCCATCCATGTGCTGTGCGGGGCGGTGAGCAAGGTGGACCAGAAACAGTACCCCATGGCGTTCGTGCTGGACATGCCTGACCGGCGGGTTTTTCATTGCGTCCTCGGCCATGATCCCGCCGCCTTCAGCGCCCAGGGAGTCCGCGACCTCTACCGCCGGGCAACCGCCTGGGCGGCGGGACTGGAACCCAATTTGCCCTGAATTTCACCCCAGACTTGCGCCGCCCCCTTTTTGCGGATTATTCTATGTCCTCCGTCATTCGGGTCCGCTTCCTCCGTCATTCCCGCGCGGGCGGGAATCCATTTAATTTGGAAACATCGTCTTTTGAACTCCAGCATTTCCGACAATTTGCAGCATATCCATAGCCGCATTGCCGCCGCCGCAGGGCGTGCCGGGCGGTCTGCTGCATCGGTGCGCCTCGTCGCCGTGACCAAGACGGTGGGCCTGCCGGAAATTCTGGAACTGCATCGGCTGGGCATCCGGGAAATGGCGGAAAACCGGGTGGAATTGGCCCGTCCCAAGGTGGAGGCGGCGCCGCCGGACATTTTTTGGCACATGATCGGCCCCCTCCAAACCCGCAAAGCGGCGGATGTGGCGGCCTGTTTCTCGCAATTTGACGCGCTGGACCGTCTCAAGGCGGCGGAGGCGCTGCAAAAAAAGTGTGAGGAGCAGGACCGGACCCTCCGGGTGCTGGTGGAGGTGAATGTCTCCGGCGAAACGCAGAAACACGGTTTTGAGCCCGCCGATTTGGACCGGGCCCTGCGGGAAATGGATTCATTTGACCGGCTGAACGTGGGGGGGCTGATGACCATGGCCCCCTTTGACGCGCCGGAATCCGTGTTGCGGGGATGTTTTTCCTCGCTCAGGAAACTGGCGAACGCCCATGGACTGCCAGAATTGTCCATGGGCATGACCGATGATTTCGAGATTGCCATCGAGGAGGGCGCCACGCAGGTCCGGATCGGGCGCGCCCTTTTTGAATAGTTACTTTTAATGTGATATTCTTGCCGCAAATTCCCACATCCGAAGGAGTTACCGTATAAATGAAAGAGCAGTTGGAAGCCATGCGGCGGGAGGCGCTCGCAGAAGTGGCCGCCTGCGCCGAACTGAAAGCCCTGGAGGATATCCGGGTTAAGTATTTGGGCCGCAAGGGCCGGGTCACGGAAATACTCCGGGGACTGGCCGGACTCTCCGCCGAGGAGCGTCCTGCCATGGGCCAGGCGGCGAACCAGACCCGCGACGCCATCACCACAGTGCTGGACGAGCGCAAAACGGTGCTGGAAGAGGAGGCGGAGGCCAAAAAAGCAGCGGAAAGCGTCTTCGATTTCTCGCTGCCGGGCCGAAAACCGCCCATGGGACACCGGCATGTTCTCAACCAAGTGGCGGAGGAAATCATAGACATCTTCGCCCAACTGGGGTTTCAGGTGGCCCTCGGGCCGGATGTGGAGACGGAATACTACAATTTTGACGCGCTGAACACCGCCGCAGACCATCCGGCACGGGACTCGCATGACACCTTCTTCGTGAAGCCGGGCGTGGTGCTGCGCACCCAGACCTCGCCGGTGCAAATCCGGGTCATGGAGCAGACCCAGCCGCCGGTGGCCATTGTGGCGCCGGGCCGGGTGTACCGGGTGGACAATGACGCCACCCACAGCCCCATGTTCTTCCAGTTGGAGGGTCTGCTGGTGGACGAGGGGGTCACTTTCGCCGACCTCAAAGGCACCCTGATGCGCTTCGTCCACGCCTTCTTCGGCCCCGACACCCAGGTGCGGTTCCGGCCCCATTTCTTCCCGTTCACCGAGCCGTCCGCGGAAATGGACATCCTCTGGACCGCCGGGGGGAAAAGCCGCTGGCTCGAGGTGCTCGGCTGCGGCATGGTGCATCCGGAGGTCTTCCGCTGCGTCAACTACGATTACGAGCGCTATTCCGGCTTCGCCTTCGGCATGGGCATTGACCGCATGGCCATGGTGCGCCACGCCGTCAACAGCATCAGCCACATCTACGAAAACGACATCCGCTTTGTGGAGCAATTCTAACCATGCAAATCTCGCTGAACTGGCTGAAAGACTATGTGGGCCTGGATGTCACGGTGGAGGAGCTTTCCCACCGCCTGACCATGCTGGGACTGGAAATTGAGAAAATCACCGAACCGGGGGCGGACCTCTCGCAAATCTTCATCGGGAAGATACTCGACATCGCACCGCATCCGGACGCGGACAGCCTGGTGGTCTGCCACACCGACACGGGCGGCGCGGAACCCCTGCAGATTGTCTGTGGCGCCAAGAACATGAAGGCCGGGGACAAGGTGCCCACGGCGGTGGTGGGCGCCACCCTGCCGGGCGGTTTTGCCATCGGCCGCAGGAAAATGCGCGGCATCGAGTCCCAAGGCATGATGTGTTCGGCGCGGGAATTGGGACTGGGGGAGGACCACTCAGGCCTGATGATCCTTCCGGAGGACGCCACGATTGGCGCGGATGCCAAGGCCTATCTCGGCCTGGATGATGTGGTCTTCGAGATAGAGGTCACCCCGAATCGGGGGGACTGGGCCAGCATGATCGGCGTGGCGCGGGAACTGGCCGCCTATTACGGGAAAGAGTTGCGCATCCCCAAAGTCGAAATTGCGGAATCTGACAAAACGGCGGTGGAAGTCTCCTCCGTCACGATTGAGAATCCGGATGCCTGCCCGCGCTACATGGGCCGGGTGCTGGAGGGGGTCAAGGTCGGCCCCTCGCCCCTGTGGATGGCACAGCGCCTCATCGCGGCGGGCCAGCGCCCCATCAACAACATTGTGGACATCACCAACTACGTGCTGTTGGAGACCGGCCACCCCCTGCACGCCTTCGATTTTGATCTGCTTGCGGAAAACCGGATAGTGGTGCGGAACGCCGCGCCGGGAGAGGCCATCACCACCCTCGACGGCGAGAAACGCGCCCTGGACTCCGAGATGCTCGTGATTGCGGACGCCAGGCAGCCCCAAGCCGTGGCCGGGGTGATGGGCGGCGCGGACAGCGAAGTGGGGGAGGGAACCACCCGGATCCTCCTCGAAAGCGCCTGGTTCAATCCTGTGAGCGTGCGGCGCACAGCCCGGAAACTGAACCTTGTCACCGAGGCGGCGCAGCATTTCCAGCGCGGCGCCGACCCGGAAATGGTGGAATACGCCCTGAACCGCGCCGCCGCGCTCATCCAGGAACTGGCGGGTGGCACTATCCTAAAGGGCGTTCTGGATACCCATCCCAAGCCCCACAGAAAACGGCAGGTCGAGCTGCGGTATCAGCGCACCCGTTCCCTGCTGGGTGTGGAGGTCGCGCCAGATGACCAATGCGCCATTTTGGAACGGCTCGGCTGCCAAGCCTGCGCAAAGACTCCGGAAAGCGCCACTTTCCAGGTGCCGTCGTGGCGGCATGACGTTACCATGGAAACGGACCTTATCGAGGAGATTGCCCGCTTCCACGGCTATGACCGGGTTCCGGCCACCATCCCCCGGGTGCGGCAGTCGGAAATGGTCTTCGCGCCCAATGAAAAGCGCGTGCGCGCACTGCGCGGTTTCCTGGTCGCCCGTGGTCTCAGCGAGTTTTACAATTGGACATTCAGTGCGCCCGCCCAAGTGGAGCGCGCCGGACTGGGGGAGACCTTCGGTCCCATGCTCCTGCTTTCCAACCCCCTTACCGAAAATCATCCGGGCATGCGGACCAGTCTGATTCCCGGTCTGCTGGCAAACGCCGAAACAAACCAAAAA from Candidatus Hydrogenedentota bacterium encodes:
- the pheS gene encoding phenylalanine--tRNA ligase subunit alpha produces the protein MKEQLEAMRREALAEVAACAELKALEDIRVKYLGRKGRVTEILRGLAGLSAEERPAMGQAANQTRDAITTVLDERKTVLEEEAEAKKAAESVFDFSLPGRKPPMGHRHVLNQVAEEIIDIFAQLGFQVALGPDVETEYYNFDALNTAADHPARDSHDTFFVKPGVVLRTQTSPVQIRVMEQTQPPVAIVAPGRVYRVDNDATHSPMFFQLEGLLVDEGVTFADLKGTLMRFVHAFFGPDTQVRFRPHFFPFTEPSAEMDILWTAGGKSRWLEVLGCGMVHPEVFRCVNYDYERYSGFAFGMGIDRMAMVRHAVNSISHIYENDIRFVEQF
- a CDS encoding ThuA domain-containing protein, with the protein product MKLKPLCAAAALLIAAMSGHAMPDTCQLPDGHRAIAACTPEGSLGSGGDDPLISLVSGATVGDTAFSGTPLTFSVTGLKPGPEYVLALSWNGDPKSRQSVRFGVGEPPAWTSVLPATVPCAFHADQPVPARFVLPIPAEYTNKGAFQVVVAAESGLPASVAGLWLMERTEPAKAARVLLVTGDDYVGHRWRETTPEIATLLREDPRFEVSISECPAMLGSPLLDHYDAVVLHFKNYEERLPLGAEVGEGLARYAAAGHGVVLTHFTCGAFQEWPGFEEVAGRVWNPKFRAHDPHGEFLVTVLDREHPVTAGMEDFSTLDELYTCLDGDTPIHVLCGAVSKVDQKQYPMAFVLDMPDRRVFHCVLGHDPAAFSAQGVRDLYRRATAWAAGLEPNLP
- a CDS encoding YggS family pyridoxal phosphate-dependent enzyme: MSDNLQHIHSRIAAAAGRAGRSAASVRLVAVTKTVGLPEILELHRLGIREMAENRVELARPKVEAAPPDIFWHMIGPLQTRKAADVAACFSQFDALDRLKAAEALQKKCEEQDRTLRVLVEVNVSGETQKHGFEPADLDRALREMDSFDRLNVGGLMTMAPFDAPESVLRGCFSSLRKLANAHGLPELSMGMTDDFEIAIEEGATQVRIGRALFE
- a CDS encoding sugar phosphate isomerase/epimerase, which codes for MRIGFHTDAFNSAYWDFGKCLDWAHANGVHRIECGLIDGVSWIHGLGYQPHVALYEDPLLLRQKMAGLGVQFSQVDAAFPLSGQDGPSRGLPYVLKSIPWAKLAGCSHIATTDGLHRPEGLSDAGSMEQMRRLYREIVAVAEAYEIYVNIEVHGYFTTNPDRLAEMLGFSDSPFFGLNLDTGNSFIAGGEPVAFCERFKDRINHVHVKDVSASLAAAVRGGQTGIAVSHCAIGDGVNAGNIRRCLEILRDHGYTGTLSMECEGQGGPLIEKSLAWLRNTLDGLGIPEEKDL
- a CDS encoding phenylalanine--tRNA ligase subunit beta, yielding MQISLNWLKDYVGLDVTVEELSHRLTMLGLEIEKITEPGADLSQIFIGKILDIAPHPDADSLVVCHTDTGGAEPLQIVCGAKNMKAGDKVPTAVVGATLPGGFAIGRRKMRGIESQGMMCSARELGLGEDHSGLMILPEDATIGADAKAYLGLDDVVFEIEVTPNRGDWASMIGVARELAAYYGKELRIPKVEIAESDKTAVEVSSVTIENPDACPRYMGRVLEGVKVGPSPLWMAQRLIAAGQRPINNIVDITNYVLLETGHPLHAFDFDLLAENRIVVRNAAPGEAITTLDGEKRALDSEMLVIADARQPQAVAGVMGGADSEVGEGTTRILLESAWFNPVSVRRTARKLNLVTEAAQHFQRGADPEMVEYALNRAAALIQELAGGTILKGVLDTHPKPHRKRQVELRYQRTRSLLGVEVAPDDQCAILERLGCQACAKTPESATFQVPSWRHDVTMETDLIEEIARFHGYDRVPATIPRVRQSEMVFAPNEKRVRALRGFLVARGLSEFYNWTFSAPAQVERAGLGETFGPMLLLSNPLTENHPGMRTSLIPGLLANAETNQKRGNSRLSAFEIGPVYHPREDAELPDESVHLGILTAGVAGGSHWSTPDRPCDLYDLKGWVESVFQFFGISCAYSPLELELFQKGAGAHVRCNGRKVGVLGQVSTAVSRRFDLSGGVFVAELELHKLLSLPESIPQFEPIPAFPPSLRDLAVVVDRSVQAGELAETARKSGGAFLRRVDLFDIYQGPQLPGDKKSVALSLVFQSPEKTLTDADTQKSVDKILKHLQLQHGAQLR
- a CDS encoding four helix bundle protein, whose product is MPEGFIPPHGGYAGLLSYQKAEIVYDATVNFCERFLDKRDRTRDQMVQAARSGKQNIIEGSMASGTSKETEIKLTSVARASLEELPADYRDFLRIRNIEEWSRDHPYTVRLRQLNRTPGANHETFRKAVGHSDPAICANAIIGLIKLTNYLLDQQIRRLEENFLKEGGLRERMTRARLIERDKQRNLKENRS